Genomic segment of Pochonia chlamydosporia 170 chromosome 1, whole genome shotgun sequence:
CTGATATGCAGGAAAACTGGTATGAAACACCCCTGGACTTTATTTGGAAGCGAGGTTCATTCAAACCAGACAAGCAGTGGCAATACTTTAGCCAACTGAGTCATATTGCCCGCCTTCCGCTCTTCACCAGGAGGCCTGGCAAAGACGGGATGCCATGGGACCGAATGCCCTCCGACATTTGGTATAGCACAAGTGGATACACGATCCTAGTTGGTCTTCTCGTGCAACTCCAGTTTTGCCTCTCCTTTCTTCTGGCCTGGAACTGGCACTTCCCAACCAGGACCGAGCAAGTTCTGTGGAGGTCTTGTGCCGTATATCATGCCATGTACTCGCTCATGGTCACCTTTTACTATGTCGGGGGAGCATTTGACAAACAGTGGGAATCGTCCAAGAGATTATTTTGCTCGATGATTCCTCTGCGACGAAACCAGTCTGTGCCCCTACCGACTCAATTGACATCCGTGGACAACTATGAGTGGGACACTACCTTGCGAGACGCAACGACGGAAGAGCCACCGTCGCGGCACAGGTATATCAAGAAGACCGTCACGGCTGTTCTGGCAAATATTTGGACGCATTCGACCCCCAAATTGGACTATTGGCGGAACTTATCTGCCGGTCGAGACCCTGACCAAGATGTGTCGCTCCCCTGGACAGCTTTACTGTTCGTACTTACTGTTGTTTATATATTTTCTCACCTGTTCATCTATGCTGAGGACTTCATTTCTTTGAGGTTGCAGCCGGACGATGTTTATCTCTCCATAAATCAATTCTTTCCTCTTATCCATTGATGTGGGGGCTGCATTCTGGCCAAGCTGCTAGGCAATGCAACATGGAACGTATGGGTCAGCGGATATACAGTCTCGTTGCGACTATTACTGTCGATGAGAACCAGCCTTGATCACCAATGCGGTTATTTCAGGAGGAAATTTTAAGCTTCAACACCGGTTTCTTGGTCGACGGCGACTCTTCTTCACTTTCCCCTTTCACtcggctggctggcaggTGGACATGGATACATAATGGCATTTACAACAAGAAAAGGGTAATAAGTTATGTAGGTGCTACAATTGGACCACGCTTTCATATGCTTTCTCTTGTGCTCGTCTTCTCATACCATTGTAATCCAATGTACTATGCTACGTTGTTTTGAGTCCACAGTCACCGGTTCATTGCCACGTCTGATCCACGTTCCTCAGAACGGAGGTGGAATTGctaaagaaaataaaaaagtCACAACTACTTTGCGACGTATTTCTCTACTTCCTGTGAACCTTTAGAGAAAGGCTCTATACGTTTGAGTTTACCTTGTCGGTTGTGGATTCACTTGCGCGCCAGTTATCAAAATCAGGAGCAACAAAGATCCTGCCAGTAAAGGCACCGCGGAGGGTGAAAACAGTAACAAGGAGCCATAGCAAAGCCACCACACACGACATGGCCTACGACCAGACGGTTAGCTATGACTGTGATAAAATATTTTCAATAAAATAGGAGCGTAAACTAATTTGAAAATTCTTACCGTTCCCAAATAACTAAAAAAGGTAGAAGACATCTCATTGCCAAGCGACAATGTCGCGCTTGTCCAGACACCCATTGGGAAAGTCAATCCCCACCAGCCAATATTGAATGGAATGCGGCGGTacttgatgatgctgattATAGCAAAAAAGAGCCATGCGAGCCCATACGCCCACATGATGAGACAAACGAGCCAGCCAAGTACGTATAGAGTATGGCCAGACGAGGCGCCATCACTGAAAGCCCCTAGAGTCTTTGTCTCTGGGAACAATTGAGAAGACACTTTTCCAAACTGGAAAATAGCATAGGCGCCTTCACCTAGGGGGGCAACCGGTAAAAACGAGGAAATCACAACCTCACGAGGCGGCAGGTTGTGCATCGTCAAACGATGGAAATAGAGGACCAAGCAGGTCATGGACAGAGGAATTGCTGTGCCCCAGAGAACATAGGACGTGATTAGCGTCCAAAGAGCGTATTTCTGATTCGATGTAGCGAACGCTTCTGCTATTACTCCACCTGCAGCG
This window contains:
- a CDS encoding oxidoreductase (similar to Colletotrichum fioriniae PJ7 XP_007598672.1) codes for the protein MGVNFTFRHDRNNTLVSWMSSSDRRGTSDILYSSAITIILCVWVSTFPNVPSPKDKFLQRLLDKINLAMIGFLGPDLLFALALGQWDSARKSVKEFQEAGYANWTTTHGFFANMGGFRIRSPEPGEHDSQEHGIPVNAKQLLYLIKQKYIDMPTLTETQIKGISTADNFSRIHDRILVLWQLFWFSVTEIVRFVYETPITTLELTALTFAVMMFATSVAWFKKPQIDSSSTRILTTNASLRAIRDAARADYPDMQENWYETPLDFIWKRGSFKPDKQWQYFSQLSHIARLPLFTRRPGKDGMPWDRMPSDIWYSTSGYTILVGLLVQLQFCLSFLLAWNWHFPTRTEQVLWRSCAVYHAMYSLMVTFYYVGGAFDKQWESSKRLFCSMIPLRRNQSVPLPTQLTSVDNYEWDTTLRDATTEEPPSRHRYIKKTVTAVLANIWTHSTPKLDYWRNLSAGRDPDQDVSLPWTALLFVLTVVYIFSHLFIYAEDFISLRLQPDDVYLSINQFFPLIH
- a CDS encoding sulfite transporter Ssu1 (similar to Glarea lozoyensis ATCC 20868 XP_008083122.1), whose translation is MEESQTASILEPEVILQTVAIQPREHVLEVDPWRFVKTFTPSWFTINMGTGIVSILLHNLPFDNRGLYWISVVIFAINVLLFVAFSIITLIRYLLYQGLWTAMIRHPVVPLFLGAIPMGLATIITMIVLVCVPAWGYWALIMAWVLWWIDAVLAVSVCYLVPFIIMHVHDSKLQAMTAVWLLPIAPPVVASAAGGVIAEAFATSNQKYALWTLITSYVLWGTAIPLSMTCLVLYFHRLTMHNLPPREVVISSFLPVAPLGEGAYAIFQFGKVSSQLFPETKTLGAFSDGASSGHTLYVLGWLVCLIMWAYGLAWLFFAIISIIKYRRIPFNIGWWGLTFPMGVWTSATLSLGNEMSSTFFSYLGTAMSCVVALLWLLVTVFTLRGAFTGRIFVAPDFDNWRASESTTDKVNSNV